One Chloroherpetonaceae bacterium DNA segment encodes these proteins:
- a CDS encoding glycosyltransferase family 2 protein — MNPSVDIIIPHFNGSAILLGCLASLKRTDYAAMKIFIVDNGSTDTSIQEARTLYPEIEILSSPENLGYAGGCNFGFEKTNSPYVVFLNNDTEHSQDWLKHLVEKAQSDFKIGALQPKILSIQSIKQGKRVFDYAGAAGGLLDRLGYPYAYGRMFSHVESDSGQFNHVSKIFWASGTAMFARRSALEKVGIFDTDFFAHMEEIDVCWRLQLAGYKILAEPKSEVYHYGGATLAAGSPQKVYLNHRNNVMMLLKNLSTVNLFFIVPVRLLLEVLSIAFYLKKSGFEYAGCVVRGLVWNLKMLFRNLRKRSAIQSFRIKSDSEIFQNLPFAKVLLSVAFRPSQST, encoded by the coding sequence TTGAATCCTTCAGTCGATATTATCATTCCTCATTTTAACGGAAGCGCAATTCTCTTGGGTTGTTTAGCCTCGCTGAAAAGAACAGATTACGCGGCAATGAAAATATTTATTGTCGATAATGGAAGTACCGATACAAGCATTCAAGAGGCGCGCACACTTTACCCTGAAATTGAAATTCTTTCTTCTCCAGAAAATTTAGGTTATGCCGGAGGGTGTAATTTTGGGTTCGAAAAAACCAACTCACCCTATGTTGTTTTCTTAAACAACGATACCGAGCATTCACAGGATTGGCTTAAGCATCTTGTTGAGAAAGCACAAAGTGACTTCAAAATTGGGGCACTTCAGCCCAAGATTCTTTCGATTCAATCGATAAAGCAAGGGAAGCGCGTTTTTGATTATGCCGGTGCCGCCGGAGGCCTTTTAGACCGATTGGGTTACCCGTATGCTTATGGGCGGATGTTTAGTCATGTTGAGTCTGATTCCGGACAATTCAATCATGTTTCTAAAATCTTTTGGGCTTCAGGTACCGCAATGTTTGCTCGTCGCTCAGCCCTTGAAAAGGTTGGCATCTTTGATACCGATTTCTTTGCTCATATGGAAGAGATTGATGTTTGTTGGCGTCTTCAATTGGCAGGGTATAAAATTTTAGCTGAACCGAAATCAGAAGTTTATCATTATGGCGGGGCAACATTAGCCGCAGGAAGCCCGCAAAAAGTCTATCTCAATCATCGCAACAATGTGATGATGCTACTTAAAAATCTATCAACGGTCAATCTTTTTTTTATTGTACCGGTTCGCTTATTGCTCGAAGTGCTTTCAATTGCTTTTTACTTGAAAAAAAGCGGTTTCGAATATGCTGGGTGTGTGGTCCGTGGCCTTGTTTGGAATCTTAAAATGCTATTTAGAAATCTGCGAAAGCGATCTGCCATTCAGTCTTTTCGAATCAAAAGCGATTCGGAGATTTTTCAAAATCTCCCGTTTGCAAAAGTTTTACTCAGTGTGGCTTTTCGGCCATCTCAATCAACATAA
- a CDS encoding lysylphosphatidylglycerol synthase transmembrane domain-containing protein — translation MKNALKIILSLGIAGFFFWLAFRDFTAKDFQDVMAAIADANFPLLVISFFILILSHIIRAWRWGLLLSTIKPKLSLINLFNSTMIGYAVNQALPRVGELTKSFNLSKAESLDPKKVLASVVVERIYDTLLYAVLLAGSVFLFRTPINAAFNKISLFGFQVTVEYATYLMLLAAIIIWLIATAISFYPEQISEKIASILKSNKISDHWSERIRRWISSFIEGSAALKDKTKYVEIIFSSLAIWSLYWMASLLPAFAVDFGKYGIGFWESLVVMCISALGQLITPGGAGTYQYACTVALETVFHVPKTDAAAYALITFFIQLFSSALVGVFCFFWQQIRFAEAAQDLTSVKAKG, via the coding sequence ATGAAAAACGCGCTTAAAATCATTTTATCGTTGGGTATCGCCGGTTTCTTTTTTTGGCTTGCCTTTCGCGACTTCACCGCCAAAGATTTTCAGGATGTAATGGCAGCCATAGCTGATGCAAATTTTCCACTCCTTGTCATCTCCTTCTTTATCTTGATTCTCAGTCATATCATTCGCGCTTGGCGTTGGGGGCTTTTGCTATCGACAATCAAGCCAAAATTAAGTTTGATTAATCTTTTCAATTCCACAATGATTGGCTATGCCGTCAATCAAGCCTTGCCTCGAGTTGGAGAGCTCACCAAAAGTTTTAATCTATCAAAAGCAGAATCTCTCGATCCTAAAAAAGTATTGGCATCGGTAGTTGTTGAACGTATCTATGATACCCTGCTTTATGCTGTTCTTTTGGCGGGGTCAGTATTTCTGTTTCGCACCCCAATCAATGCTGCCTTTAATAAAATTTCTTTATTCGGCTTTCAAGTCACCGTAGAATACGCTACTTATTTGATGCTGCTCGCTGCCATTATTATTTGGTTGATTGCCACTGCTATATCGTTTTATCCTGAACAGATTTCAGAAAAGATTGCCTCAATATTAAAGAGCAATAAAATTTCGGATCATTGGTCGGAGCGTATCAGGCGTTGGATTTCCTCTTTTATTGAGGGCTCAGCGGCTTTGAAAGACAAAACGAAGTATGTTGAAATTATTTTTTCATCGCTTGCCATTTGGAGTCTTTATTGGATGGCGTCACTCCTTCCGGCATTTGCCGTTGACTTCGGAAAATACGGAATTGGTTTTTGGGAGTCGCTTGTGGTGATGTGCATTTCTGCTTTAGGGCAGTTGATAACACCGGGCGGCGCAGGAACATATCAATATGCCTGCACAGTCGCCTTGGAAACGGTTTTTCATGTACCTAAAACCGATGCTGCAGCTTATGCATTAATCACTTTTTTCATTCAGTTGTTTTCTTCGGCACTCGTTGGCGTTTTTTGCTTTTTTTGGCAACAAATTCGCTTTGCCGAAGCGGCACAAGACTTGACTTCCGTCAAGGCCAAGGGATAA